A DNA window from Mucilaginibacter xinganensis contains the following coding sequences:
- a CDS encoding Crp/Fnr family transcriptional regulator → MDDFEAIKKHFAKYIELTEDENNRIVSFLKVKNIRKKQLIVQPDFTCKYRSYVVKGAMRAYLADDKGQAHTIAFAIEDWWISDFNSYINQVPATLFVEALEDTKLIQIDYQSEQLLMEAIPKFERFFRIAAQQSFAFLQKRMLSNLSKTAEERYDEFFQKYPAIANRVPQYTLASYLGFTTEFLSKIRNRKK, encoded by the coding sequence ATGGATGATTTTGAGGCAATAAAAAAACATTTTGCGAAATATATTGAACTTACTGAGGACGAAAATAACCGGATAGTTTCATTTTTAAAGGTGAAAAATATCAGAAAAAAGCAATTGATTGTTCAACCCGACTTTACATGTAAGTACAGAAGTTATGTAGTGAAAGGTGCAATGAGAGCCTATCTGGCAGACGACAAGGGGCAAGCGCATACGATTGCCTTTGCAATTGAAGACTGGTGGATCAGTGACTTTAACAGCTACATTAATCAAGTACCGGCAACACTATTTGTTGAAGCATTGGAAGATACCAAATTAATTCAAATCGACTACCAGTCTGAACAACTTTTGATGGAAGCAATTCCAAAATTCGAAAGGTTTTTTAGAATTGCCGCCCAGCAGTCCTTTGCTTTTCTACAAAAAAGAATGTTATCTAATTTAAGTAAAACCGCTGAAGAAAGATATGATGAATTTTTTCAAAAATACCCCGCTATTGCCAACCGGGTCCCTCAATACACCTTAGCTTCTTATCTCGGCTTTACTACGGAATTCCTAAGTAAAATCAGAAACAGGAAGAAATAA
- a CDS encoding acyltransferase family protein: MTLSNNRFITLDIFRGMTICFMIIVNAPGSGAIQWAPLDHAAWFGFTPTDLVFPSFLFAVGNALSFSKNRLQSNGGFLGKIFKRTVIIFLLGYLMYWFPFFHRENGTWIFNPLSHTRIMGVLQRIALCYFFGAIIVHYCSKKAVVVISGCLLIGYWAFLLLFGEAGKEYTMLGNAGTRLDILILGNDHLYHDKGGPIAFDPEGLLSTLTGIVNVIGGYLAGAYIQRKGRNYESVAKLLMFGVLLICGALFFAQFFPIAKKLWTSSFVLLTVGIDLVLLGMLVYVIELKNIKWGTNFFLVFGRNSLAIYLLSELLLTCLQLIWVKPDLSFYDWINNVFYQQIFPGALGTLVFATCYMLLCWFVGYLMDKRKIYIKI, translated from the coding sequence ATGACATTGTCCAACAACAGATTTATAACTCTTGATATTTTTAGAGGGATGACCATTTGTTTTATGATCATTGTAAATGCGCCGGGTTCCGGCGCTATTCAGTGGGCGCCGCTTGATCACGCTGCCTGGTTTGGCTTTACACCTACAGACCTGGTTTTTCCGTCCTTTCTTTTTGCTGTGGGCAACGCATTAAGTTTTTCAAAAAATAGGCTCCAAAGCAACGGTGGATTTTTAGGAAAGATATTTAAGCGTACGGTTATAATTTTTTTATTGGGATACCTGATGTATTGGTTCCCGTTTTTTCACCGCGAAAATGGAACATGGATATTTAACCCTCTTAGTCATACCCGGATTATGGGTGTATTGCAGCGGATTGCGCTTTGCTATTTCTTTGGGGCCATAATTGTTCATTATTGCTCAAAGAAAGCAGTTGTTGTTATTTCGGGGTGCCTGTTAATTGGGTATTGGGCATTTTTACTGCTGTTTGGCGAGGCTGGTAAAGAATATACGATGCTGGGCAACGCGGGCACTCGCCTGGATATCTTAATTTTAGGTAATGACCACTTATACCATGATAAAGGAGGTCCGATAGCTTTTGACCCGGAGGGGTTGTTAAGTACGTTAACAGGTATTGTAAATGTTATAGGAGGATATCTGGCGGGCGCATACATTCAGCGGAAAGGAAGAAATTACGAGTCTGTAGCCAAATTATTAATGTTTGGTGTATTGCTTATTTGCGGGGCTTTGTTTTTTGCGCAGTTTTTCCCGATTGCCAAAAAATTATGGACAAGCTCATTTGTATTGCTTACTGTGGGCATTGACCTGGTTTTATTAGGGATGCTGGTATATGTAATTGAGCTGAAAAATATAAAATGGGGAACAAACTTCTTCCTGGTATTTGGCCGTAATTCATTAGCCATTTATCTGCTGTCGGAGTTGTTGTTAACGTGCCTGCAGCTAATTTGGGTAAAACCTGACTTGAGTTTTTACGACTGGATTAACAACGTTTTTTATCAGCAAATATTCCCCGGAGCATTGGGCACGCTCGTTTTTGCAACCTGTTATATGCTGCTTTGCTGGTTTGTGGGCTACCTGATGGATAAAAGAAAGATCTACATAAAAATATAA
- a CDS encoding peroxiredoxin-like family protein — translation MSKFHQTPVYEQEKIQLQANLAAMISKESLEVFNEDADQLALDYVSPLKLSVGDQAPLFHLPNAVNKIIALKDLLNEGPVVITFYRGNWCPYCNLILNAYQRILPDIKALGANFIAISSQNPDSSLDMQAKQALEFEVLSDSGNQVAKLYTTIIQNAVEAVDEAQKLGVDFYSFYDDQSREVPVPAVFILDKNGKVLFAKSEGGDYRLRVEPSEILTALKLSLSK, via the coding sequence ATGTCAAAATTTCACCAAACACCTGTTTACGAACAGGAAAAGATTCAATTACAGGCGAATCTGGCGGCAATGATTTCTAAAGAATCATTAGAGGTATTTAATGAGGATGCTGACCAATTAGCTTTGGATTACGTGTCTCCCCTGAAACTATCAGTTGGCGATCAGGCTCCCTTGTTTCACCTTCCCAATGCGGTAAATAAAATAATTGCACTAAAGGATTTGCTCAATGAGGGTCCGGTAGTGATAACTTTTTACAGAGGGAACTGGTGCCCTTATTGTAATCTGATCTTAAACGCGTATCAAAGGATCTTACCTGATATTAAGGCCTTGGGCGCTAATTTTATAGCCATTTCATCGCAGAATCCTGATAGCTCTTTAGATATGCAGGCCAAACAAGCCCTGGAATTCGAAGTGCTAAGTGATAGTGGAAATCAAGTGGCTAAGCTATATACTACAATCATTCAAAACGCTGTTGAAGCTGTGGACGAAGCACAAAAACTGGGCGTGGATTTTTACAGTTTTTATGATGACCAATCAAGGGAGGTGCCCGTGCCTGCCGTTTTTATACTTGATAAAAATGGAAAGGTTCTTTTCGCTAAGTCCGAGGGAGGTGATTACCGGCTCAGGGTAGAACCATCTGAAATTTTAACTGCCCTAAAATTAAGCCTAAGCAAATAA
- a CDS encoding glycosyl hydrolase, which translates to MNMTCSRPFGTILVTITLLLNFIALSQAQQKKNHTNKQAVVGDTLLRSFQSPPDSAKSRVYWFWIYNRVDKAGIKRDLEEFKAKGISGVNLICNGGYAGKEPLPGVKFLGEEWRELFRYAVKEANRLHIEIGFNLAGGWTMMGPSVTKDNAMKKVVFSKLEASGSVKFDRALPQPEVVEGYYHDIMVQAFPVPDSNKQINPKEIIDITDKLDANGYLKWNVPAGKWVILRTGYTLTGHPWSKWKAYPEGDTFKGGEGYEIDYLSRAALDDYFAHLGKTIIAEAGKAGGHLDYLWSDSWECGKLTWTQDFALQFSKFRGYDLKQYMPALAGYTVINTELSARFRDDFDRTIQDCIAENFYGHFEELCHKHGLKVGNEAGGPNDIPPQDVLKNFGHSDIVAGEFWVNGTRNAPGGYNKNRRERLNLKQTSTAAHVYGKRQAEAEAFTEQEKDGTHWSLGPGDLKPYANDAFCEGINRLMLHAATCQPPSDGKPGYEYCAGQHFTPNITWWEQSPAFFSYLSRCQYMLQQGKFVGDVCFYLGERPPLLAPPKYLISTLGPGYDCDYTNPEVLLTRMSVKNGRIVLPDGMSYTLLVLQNCVSPSAEIANEVGSYQSLSVSSIPSNAMSLPVIKKIRELINMGATVVGPPPVMSAELKNYPECDVQVRKIAAEIWGDLDGKTHTERRLGKGRIIWGKTPREILLADGVKPDFSFNGQAEKSDEFDYIHRKSGETDIYFVINRSNQQQTRDFTFRVSGKQPEIWDALTGNAVIAKAYHHDDATTTLSLQLDAFSSYFIVFRKPVAAIAQGAATRNFPKLEPLAEFDGSWTASFDPKWGGPAKTVFPELISWTKRREEGIKYYSGTATYTKTFDLYKYKKGERIFLDLGNVKDVAEIRLNGKKLGVLWCAPWRVEITDAIKQRYNVLQVNVINLWANRVVHDLSLPKEKRLTQTHDVFRFDMLNVNTPLLESGLLGPVKILSATD; encoded by the coding sequence ATGAATATGACCTGTTCCCGACCATTCGGCACAATTTTGGTGACTATTACTCTCCTTCTGAATTTTATCGCTTTAAGCCAGGCTCAACAAAAAAAAAATCATACAAATAAGCAAGCTGTGGTCGGGGATACTTTATTAAGGTCATTCCAATCACCACCAGATTCTGCTAAATCGCGGGTTTATTGGTTTTGGATTTATAACAGGGTGGACAAAGCAGGTATTAAACGGGATCTGGAAGAATTTAAAGCGAAGGGTATAAGTGGCGTCAATTTGATCTGTAACGGTGGCTATGCAGGTAAAGAGCCCTTGCCGGGTGTGAAATTTCTTGGCGAAGAATGGCGCGAGCTTTTTAGATACGCGGTTAAAGAGGCTAACAGGCTGCATATTGAAATAGGCTTTAACCTTGCCGGCGGCTGGACGATGATGGGTCCATCGGTAACCAAAGACAACGCCATGAAGAAAGTTGTTTTTTCGAAACTAGAGGCTTCGGGGTCAGTTAAGTTTGACAGGGCACTTCCGCAGCCCGAAGTGGTAGAGGGCTATTATCATGATATTATGGTACAGGCATTTCCGGTACCGGATAGTAATAAACAAATCAACCCTAAAGAGATTATAGACATCACTGACAAGTTAGACGCTAATGGCTATTTAAAATGGAATGTACCAGCGGGTAAATGGGTGATTTTGCGTACAGGTTATACATTAACAGGACATCCATGGAGTAAATGGAAGGCTTATCCCGAAGGGGATACCTTTAAGGGTGGCGAGGGCTATGAGATAGATTATCTGAGCCGCGCCGCGTTAGACGATTATTTCGCTCATTTGGGTAAAACCATAATTGCCGAGGCTGGTAAAGCCGGAGGTCATTTGGATTATTTATGGTCTGATAGCTGGGAATGCGGCAAATTGACCTGGACCCAGGATTTTGCTCTCCAGTTCAGCAAATTCAGGGGTTATGATCTGAAACAGTATATGCCTGCTTTGGCTGGTTATACAGTGATTAATACGGAGCTATCAGCGCGTTTTCGTGATGATTTTGACCGCACGATCCAGGATTGTATAGCAGAGAATTTTTATGGACATTTTGAAGAGCTATGTCACAAACATGGCCTTAAAGTGGGTAACGAAGCTGGCGGGCCAAATGATATTCCCCCGCAGGACGTCCTGAAAAACTTTGGGCATTCTGACATCGTTGCAGGCGAGTTTTGGGTAAACGGCACTCGTAACGCACCGGGCGGTTATAACAAAAATCGGCGCGAGCGGCTCAATCTTAAACAAACGTCAACAGCGGCCCATGTTTACGGTAAACGCCAGGCCGAGGCAGAGGCTTTCACAGAGCAGGAAAAGGATGGCACACACTGGAGCCTTGGGCCGGGCGATTTAAAGCCTTATGCGAATGATGCTTTTTGTGAAGGTATTAACCGTTTGATGCTGCATGCGGCCACTTGCCAGCCACCGTCAGACGGTAAGCCGGGATATGAGTATTGCGCCGGGCAACATTTTACACCCAACATAACCTGGTGGGAGCAGTCGCCAGCATTTTTTAGCTACCTGTCCCGTTGCCAGTATATGCTGCAACAAGGGAAATTTGTAGGTGATGTTTGCTTTTATCTGGGCGAAAGGCCGCCCTTGCTGGCCCCGCCAAAATACCTTATCTCTACGCTTGGTCCGGGCTATGACTGCGATTACACCAATCCCGAAGTGTTATTGACCAGAATGAGTGTAAAGAACGGGCGTATTGTGCTGCCCGATGGCATGAGTTATACGCTTTTGGTATTACAGAATTGTGTTTCGCCCTCTGCGGAGATAGCTAACGAAGTTGGCTCTTATCAAAGCCTTTCGGTATCTTCCATCCCGTCTAATGCGATGTCATTACCGGTAATCAAAAAAATCAGGGAGTTGATAAATATGGGCGCTACCGTTGTTGGGCCGCCACCAGTTATGTCTGCTGAACTGAAAAACTACCCGGAGTGTGATGTGCAGGTACGAAAGATAGCTGCTGAGATTTGGGGCGACCTGGATGGTAAAACGCATACCGAGCGCCGTTTAGGAAAGGGACGTATAATTTGGGGCAAAACGCCACGGGAAATTCTTTTAGCTGACGGGGTGAAACCAGACTTTTCATTTAACGGGCAGGCCGAAAAATCAGATGAGTTCGATTATATCCATCGTAAAAGCGGTGAAACAGATATTTATTTCGTTATCAACCGCAGCAATCAACAGCAAACACGTGACTTTACTTTTAGAGTTAGCGGCAAGCAGCCTGAGATATGGGATGCTTTAACCGGTAATGCGGTCATCGCCAAAGCTTATCATCATGACGACGCGACTACAACATTATCGCTGCAGTTGGATGCTTTTAGTTCTTATTTCATCGTCTTTCGTAAACCAGTTGCCGCAATAGCTCAGGGCGCGGCAACGCGCAACTTTCCTAAGCTGGAACCGCTAGCCGAATTTGATGGATCGTGGACTGCATCATTTGATCCAAAATGGGGAGGACCGGCCAAGACTGTGTTCCCGGAGCTGATCAGTTGGACCAAACGCCGGGAAGAAGGAATAAAATATTACTCAGGGACGGCTACCTATACCAAGACATTTGATCTGTATAAATACAAAAAGGGAGAGCGGATATTTCTTGATCTTGGAAACGTGAAGGATGTTGCCGAGATACGCTTAAATGGGAAAAAGCTAGGTGTTTTATGGTGTGCCCCGTGGCGCGTTGAGATCACTGACGCAATCAAACAGCGATATAATGTTCTGCAGGTTAATGTGATTAATCTATGGGCAAACCGTGTGGTGCATGACTTAAGCCTGCCAAAAGAAAAAAGACTGACGCAAACACATGACGTTTTCCGTTTTGATATGCTAAATGTAAACACCCCTTTGTTGGAATCCGGATTACTGGGACCTGTAAAAATATTATCGGCTACGGATTAA
- a CDS encoding GH92 family glycosyl hydrolase, with product MKTPFTLAVVAVLVTLFCGGVSAQHANHLRYVNSFIGTAKSNVATKWGSEGGTYPGAVAPSGFIQISPETTFAKGYNYENNAIYYFSCSGHMSGFPEGSSGHFYVMPVNTDAGFEAGGYCRKFSHTNETASPGYYKVIFDDDHTIAEATTTVRAGLFRFTFAAASRPGIFIGDAMEINAVSPTVLQASNGNTVINFTEAYTNKKRVNGGWIFSFESPLKGEKVIGLKLSASPVGYASAQNNIDKEIGALSFEQIRKRTSDEWLKKLAVIDVIDENEQNKTVFYTALYHSLLIPWVIDDVNGKYKGADGEIYQKTGACQYGAFSPWDTFRSLHPLLTLLYPDKQKDVVLSMLDVYNQTGHLPTESMTGNHAVPIIVDSYLKGINGFSKELAYKAMKSNLVDSPFLQPDMDIYHKNGYIPFTRSESVTRTLEYAYDDWALSQYAKQVVHNDEDYKILLNRSYSYRNLFNADELFFLPRNKSGFKLQPGMSGYKEGDKWVYTYFVPQDAKDLINLLGGNERFAFRLDSALSHNAILFDNETVFHLPYLFNQADKPELTQKWCRQIMLERFSNSPGGLPGNDDLGSTSSWYVFSAIAVYPVCPGRPIYAIGSPLFQSVTLHLPNNKDFIINSPGSSVKNPVVQSIYINGELWPKSTISHAKLTAGGEMVFNMGHKAGKWPLNKKPVELSETKSSPKFEILSYSVTKKTVEPDELLSVKFSIINKGATGTKTVSLTVNGKRYGVKNCMVASGMIVKNSMQVRLYPVGKSILEINGMKPMSVIVKKSKKSVAHNYSVTALTATPMIRLNEKQQLNYNIQNIGGIKSVLNIPIIINDSVAFRDTLILNPGETKNLKHYFVAAKAGFQHVIIDNNKIDYKVYMGKKESLLLDLPSVGINADNLITDKSGFNNNGRIISSNAEDTKNIGDKLLFGDNCYVELNSAASLDELGETITMMTWVYPTSVEPGLTDVFTKGDINVLQVVAGKSLTFFTGGWGRGDCTVDLPSDWLQHWHHIAGVCNGKTLYVYIDGVLKGTAITNQIANLSVNNKWMLGRNEEFPSERIFHGYMNGAKIFKEALSEEDIFKVFNNEKEFVKK from the coding sequence TTGAAAACTCCTTTTACGCTTGCCGTTGTTGCTGTTTTAGTAACACTTTTTTGTGGCGGCGTTTCCGCGCAACACGCAAACCACCTGCGATATGTAAATTCGTTTATCGGTACGGCCAAAAGCAACGTAGCAACCAAATGGGGCAGCGAGGGCGGTACTTATCCCGGGGCGGTAGCGCCATCAGGGTTTATACAGATAAGTCCCGAAACAACGTTTGCGAAAGGCTATAACTACGAAAATAACGCCATTTATTATTTCAGTTGTTCCGGGCACATGAGTGGCTTTCCGGAGGGCTCATCGGGTCACTTTTATGTCATGCCGGTTAATACGGACGCAGGGTTTGAAGCTGGCGGGTATTGTCGAAAGTTTTCGCACACAAACGAAACAGCAAGTCCGGGATATTATAAAGTGATTTTTGATGATGACCATACTATTGCCGAAGCAACAACAACAGTAAGAGCAGGGTTATTCCGTTTCACATTCGCTGCGGCTTCACGGCCTGGGATCTTTATTGGCGACGCTATGGAAATCAATGCTGTGTCACCCACAGTATTGCAGGCTTCAAATGGAAATACAGTTATCAATTTTACCGAAGCATACACAAATAAAAAGCGGGTTAACGGCGGCTGGATCTTCAGTTTTGAATCGCCATTAAAAGGTGAAAAAGTTATCGGTCTTAAGTTGAGCGCGTCGCCAGTTGGGTATGCAAGCGCTCAAAACAATATTGATAAAGAAATCGGTGCCTTGTCTTTTGAACAGATCCGTAAACGTACAAGTGACGAATGGCTTAAGAAACTAGCTGTTATTGATGTAATTGACGAAAACGAACAAAATAAAACCGTTTTTTACACAGCGCTCTATCATTCGTTATTGATCCCCTGGGTTATAGATGATGTGAACGGCAAATACAAGGGTGCTGATGGTGAAATTTACCAGAAAACAGGTGCCTGTCAATATGGAGCTTTTTCTCCGTGGGATACCTTCCGTTCCCTGCATCCGTTGCTTACCCTGCTTTACCCCGATAAGCAAAAAGATGTGGTTTTATCCATGCTCGATGTATATAATCAAACCGGCCACCTACCAACAGAATCCATGACTGGTAATCATGCTGTGCCGATTATAGTTGATAGCTATCTTAAGGGGATTAATGGTTTTAGCAAAGAGCTAGCTTATAAAGCTATGAAAAGTAATTTAGTAGATTCTCCATTTTTACAACCTGATATGGATATCTACCATAAAAACGGATATATCCCTTTTACGCGTTCTGAATCAGTAACACGAACGCTTGAATACGCTTATGATGATTGGGCCCTTTCGCAGTATGCAAAACAAGTGGTTCACAATGATGAAGACTATAAGATACTCTTAAACAGAAGCTACAGTTATCGTAATCTTTTTAATGCTGATGAACTTTTTTTTCTTCCCAGAAATAAAAGCGGTTTTAAGCTTCAGCCAGGTATGTCAGGGTATAAAGAAGGCGACAAGTGGGTCTATACCTATTTTGTCCCTCAAGATGCAAAGGATCTGATCAACCTGCTTGGGGGGAATGAGCGGTTTGCTTTCCGACTTGACTCCGCGCTTTCCCATAATGCCATTTTATTTGATAATGAAACGGTGTTTCATTTGCCTTATTTATTTAACCAGGCGGATAAGCCTGAATTAACACAAAAATGGTGCAGGCAGATCATGCTTGAGCGATTCAGTAATTCACCGGGTGGATTGCCTGGTAATGATGACCTGGGTTCTACCTCAAGCTGGTACGTTTTCAGTGCTATCGCCGTATATCCGGTATGCCCAGGAAGACCAATTTATGCTATTGGCTCACCGCTGTTTCAATCGGTAACGCTACACCTTCCAAACAACAAGGATTTTATAATTAATAGCCCAGGCTCATCTGTGAAAAATCCCGTTGTACAATCAATCTATATAAATGGAGAGTTATGGCCGAAATCGACTATCTCACATGCTAAGCTGACAGCAGGTGGTGAAATGGTTTTTAATATGGGGCACAAAGCCGGAAAGTGGCCGTTGAACAAAAAACCGGTTGAACTTTCGGAAACAAAGAGCAGTCCGAAATTCGAAATTTTAAGCTACTCCGTTACTAAAAAGACCGTCGAGCCTGATGAATTATTATCTGTAAAATTCTCTATTATCAACAAAGGTGCCACGGGAACAAAAACAGTTAGTTTAACAGTTAACGGAAAGCGCTATGGGGTTAAAAATTGCATGGTTGCGTCGGGAATGATAGTAAAAAATTCTATGCAGGTCCGGCTATACCCAGTAGGTAAATCTATACTAGAGATTAATGGAATGAAGCCAATGTCAGTTATAGTTAAAAAATCTAAAAAGTCGGTAGCGCATAATTACAGCGTAACAGCGCTTACTGCAACCCCAATGATTAGGCTAAATGAGAAGCAACAGCTCAATTATAACATTCAAAATATTGGGGGTATAAAAAGTGTCCTTAATATCCCGATAATTATCAACGACTCCGTGGCTTTCAGAGATACTTTAATACTTAACCCGGGTGAAACGAAAAACCTTAAGCATTATTTTGTTGCCGCAAAAGCAGGGTTTCAGCACGTTATAATTGATAACAATAAGATTGATTATAAGGTTTACATGGGTAAAAAGGAATCGCTTTTACTAGACCTGCCGTCGGTGGGAATCAATGCTGATAATTTGATAACTGACAAGTCAGGTTTTAACAATAACGGGCGAATTATATCTTCCAACGCGGAGGATACAAAAAATATTGGTGATAAATTACTTTTTGGGGACAACTGTTACGTCGAATTGAATTCTGCGGCAAGTTTAGATGAACTTGGGGAAACCATCACTATGATGACATGGGTATATCCAACATCTGTTGAGCCAGGTTTAACAGATGTTTTTACCAAAGGTGATATCAACGTTTTGCAGGTAGTTGCGGGTAAATCACTTACTTTTTTTACAGGTGGTTGGGGAAGAGGAGATTGCACTGTTGATTTGCCATCGGATTGGCTCCAACATTGGCATCATATAGCGGGTGTATGCAATGGCAAAACGCTTTATGTTTATATAGATGGCGTGTTAAAAGGAACAGCAATAACAAATCAAATCGCGAATCTGTCGGTTAATAATAAATGGATGCTGGGACGAAATGAGGAGTTTCCGTCAGAAAGGATATTCCATGGGTATATGAATGGTGCAAAAATATTTAAAGAGGCGTTATCGGAGGAGGATATTTTTAAAGTATTCAACAACGAGAAGGAATTTGTAAAAAAATAA